The following is a genomic window from Catenulispora sp. MAP5-51.
CGTCCGGGTGAATACGGGTTCGCTCTTTGGCGTGACGACGTGTTCGGGTTCGCCGACGCGCTGGGACTGGACGAGTTCGTCCTGCTCGGCCACAGCATGGGCGGCACGGTGTGCGCGCTCGCGGCCTCCCGGCATCCCGAGCGACTCAAAGCCCTGATCCTGGAGGACACGGTCCCGCCGAAGGAGGGCATGGACCTCCCGGCCCCGAAGCGCATGGAGGAGGAGCCGCCCTACGACTGGGACGTCCTGCCCGCGGTCTTCGACGCGATCCGCTCGCCCGACCCGGCGTGGTGGCCGGACCTGGCCCGGATCACGGCTCCGACGCTGGTCGTCGCCGGGGGAGCCACGAGCCATGTCCCGCAGGACCTGCTGGCCGAGGCGGCCGCGCTGATCCCGGGCGCCAGGCTGGTGACACTGGAGGGTGCGGGGCACACGCCGCACCGCGACGCGCCCGACCGGTTCCTGGCCGAGGTGCGGGGCTTCCTCGGCGAGCTGGGGCTCACGCCGCGCTAGGTTCGCCGTGGGCGCACGCCCCGCCAACCCGCCATGGGCTTGGCCTCACGCCGCGCTGGGTTCGCCGTCGGCGCACGCCCGCCAACCTGCCATGAGCTTGGCTTCACGCCACGCTGGGCTCGCTGGGCTCGCTGTCCTTCTCTACCCCGGCCCCTGCCCCCGCCGCGCCACCGCGATCCGGGTCGGCGTAATGCCGCAGGAACAACTCCTCCAGCGTCGGCGGCCGGCTGGTCATCGACCGCACTCCCGCGCTCCCGAGCAGCACCATCAGCGCCGACAGGTGCTCGGTGTCGACCGCGCACTCCAGCCGCACTCCCCCGCCATGGCTCGGCCCCAGCTCGGTGACCCGTACCTCGTGCAGCCCGGCCAGAGCGTCCAGGCCGCCCGGCAGCCGCGGCAGCTCGGCGTCGACCAGGGTGCGCGTCAGGTGCCGCAGCTCGGCCAGCGTCCCGGACTCGGCGACCCGGCCGCGGCGCACGATGCTGACCCGGTCGCAGACCTCCTCGACCTCGGACAGGATGTGGCTGGACAGCAGCACGGTGCGCCCGCGCGCCTTCTCCTGGGCCAGGCAGGCCCGGAACTCGGCCTCC
Proteins encoded in this region:
- a CDS encoding alpha/beta fold hydrolase, translated to MRGYGASSRPGEYGFALWRDDVFGFADALGLDEFVLLGHSMGGTVCALAASRHPERLKALILEDTVPPKEGMDLPAPKRMEEEPPYDWDVLPAVFDAIRSPDPAWWPDLARITAPTLVVAGGATSHVPQDLLAEAAALIPGARLVTLEGAGHTPHRDAPDRFLAEVRGFLGELGLTPR